The following are from one region of the Populus trichocarpa isolate Nisqually-1 chromosome 8, P.trichocarpa_v4.1, whole genome shotgun sequence genome:
- the LOC7490849 gene encoding uncharacterized protein LOC7490849, which produces MQLVSNDSRQKDFSESEPILSQSNILQHSEEESSSSREIKSLGRDCDVHVAELESICIDETSLLVNPDQPQCRICLDIGGEDLIAPCHCKGTQKHVHRSCLDNWRSTKEGFAFAHCTECRAMFILRANVPADRWWLRLKFHFLVARDHALIFIVVQLVVAFLGVLVYKFYGEELREMFGYEEHPYGFYTMAVLAIVLVGLLYGFFIAIICGQRINERHYHVLAKQELTKEYVVLDREACKDVPELGASHVSELRMLGLC; this is translated from the exons ATGCAATTAGTATCAAATGATAGTCGCCAGAAAGATTTTTCAGAAAGTGAACCCATCTTATCCCAATCTAATATTTTGCAGCATTCTGAAGAAGAATCATCATCCTCTCGTGAAATTAAATCCTTAGGAAGGGATTGTGATGTTCATGTTGCTGAGTTAGAGAGTATTTGCATCGATGAAACTAGCCTTCTGGTGAATCCGGACCAGCCACAGTGCCGTATATGCCTTGATATTGGAG GGGAAGACTTGATTGCACCATGTCATTGCAAAGGCACTCAGAAGCATGTCCATAGGTCATGTCTTGATAACTGGAGGTCAACTAAG GAGGGCTTTGCTTTTGCTCACTGTACAGAATGCAGAGCAATGTTTATATTGCGGGCAAATGTCCCAGCTGACCGGTGGTGGTTGAGACTGAAGTTTCACTTCCTTGTTGCTAGGGACCATGCATTAATTTTCATAGTAGTTCAGCTG GTTGTTGCCTTCTTGGGTGTGCTGGTGTACAAGTTCTACGGGGAGGAACTAAGGGAAATGTTTGGCTATGAAGAGCATCCCTATGGGTTCTATACTATGGCTG tTTTAGCAATCGTTTTGGTGGGTTTGCTCTACGGTTTCTTCATTGCTATAATATGTGGACAAAGGATCAATGAGCGACACTATCATGTTCTTGCCAAGCAAGAACTTACAAAG GAATACGTGGTATTAGACAGAGAAGCTTGCAAGGATGTCCCTGAACTAGGAGCTAGTCATGTCTCAGAACTAAGAATGCTGGGTCTTTGTTAG
- the LOC7497780 gene encoding uncharacterized protein LOC7497780, with product MARSLSVSLTKTYCLTSPTRFSSRLLTLRAQSNIPNSNSPSETDDSSSASSSTDPLLRKLEDAIHRIIVRRAAPDWLPFLPGSSYWVPSPRSTSGSLGIAHLVEKLANPLSDEESLSTTTVRGWPSSDYFVKGAPAHMMELKLTSKEVESDTTSSNVSHSEDEEG from the exons ATGGCTCGCTCTCTTTCTGTTTCTCTAACAAAAACATATTGCTTAACATCACCAACGAGATTCTCTTCTCGTTTGCTTACCCTTAGAGCACAATCAAACATTCCTAACAGCAACAGTCCATCAGAAACTGATGATTCCTCTTCTGCCTCTTCGTCAACCGACCCCTTGCTTAGAAAGCTAGAAGATGCAATCCATCGGATCATTGTGCGGCGTGCTGCACCTGATTGGCTACCTTTCTTGCCCGGATCTTCTTACTGGGTCCCATCTCCTAGATCTACATCTGGCTCTCTTGGGATTGCTCATCTCGTTGAGAAATTGGCTAATCCTTTGTCCGATGAGGAGTCCCTTTCCACCACTACTGTTAGAGGATGGCCCTCCTCTGATTACTTTGTTAAAG gTGCACCTGCACATATGATGGAGTTAAAGTTGACTTCAAAGGAAGTAGAGTCAGATACTACTTCAAGTAATGTGTCTCACTCTGAGGATGAGGAAGGGTAG
- the LOC7490850 gene encoding uncharacterized membrane protein At1g16860 — MGSRYPSHRLGNGLFVSGRPEQPKEKAPTMSSTAMPYTGGDIKKSGELGKMFDIPTDGSKSRKSGPITGPPSRTGSFGGAASFSGSVMSNAALRAGYTTSGPLSSGGLPGSASLKKSSSGPLNKHGEPVKKSSGPQSGGATRQNSGSIPSVLPATGLITSGPISSGPLNSFGAPKKVSGPLESTGSMKLHSSSISNNPAVTTLSQDDDYSVRRNFPKTVVWLVILIFVMGFLAGGFILGAVHNAILLIVVVVLFVIVAGLVVWNTCWGRRYIMEFTARYPDTDLRAAKNGQYVKVSGVVTCGNVPLESSFQRVPRCVYTSTRLYEYRAWGSKPASPGHRHFTWGLRSSERHVVDFYISDFQSGLRALVKTGSGTRIIPFVDDSLVVDINPEKKDLSPEFVRWLGKKNLSSDERLMRLKEGCIKEGSTVSVMGIVQRNDNMLMIVAPPEPLATGWQWSRCIFPASLDGIVLRCEDTSNDDVIPV, encoded by the exons ATGGGTTCCAGATACCCATCTCATCGACTGGGCAATGGCCTTTTTGTATCTGGTCGACCCGAGCAGCCAAAAGAAAAGGCTCCAACGATGAGCTCAACTGCCATGCCTTATACAGGAGGTGATATTAAGAAATCAGGAGAGTTGGGGAAAATGTTTGATATCCCTACGGATGGCTCCAAGTCTAGGAAATCTGGGCCAATAACTGGTCCTCCTTCAAGGACTGGATCTTTTGGAGGGGCTGCTTCATTTTCAGGTTCAGTGATGTCAAATGCTGCTCTTCGTGCTGGCTATACCACATCAGGTCCTTTATCCTCTGGAGGCTTGCCTGGTTCAGCTTCACTAAAGAAATCGAGTTCTGGACCACTAAATAAACACGGGGAACCTGTAAAGAAGTCCTCTGGCCCTCAATCTGGTGGAGCAACACGGCAAAATTCTGGATCTATTCCATCAGTCCTGCCAGCGACCGGTCTCATAACATCTGGACCTATTTCTTCAGGACCACTAAATTCTTTTGGTGCTCCTAAGAAAGTGTCTGGTCCCCTGGAATCCACAGGTTCAATGAAATTACACAGCTCCTCCATCAGTAACAACCCAGCTGTGACTACTTTAAGTCAGGATGATGACTATTCTGTGAGGAGGAACTTCCCGAAAACAGTAGTATGGTTGGTGATTCTGATTTTCGTGATGGGATTCCTTGCTGGTGGTTTTATTCTTGGAGCTGTTCACAACGCCATCCTCCTCATTGTTGTTGTGGTTCTTTTTGTCATAGTTGCTGGATTAGTTGTTTGGAATACGTGTTGGGGAAGAAGATATATCATGGAGTTCACTGCTCGCTATCCTGATACTGATCTAAGAGCTGCAAAAAATGGGCAATATGTGAAAGTTTCCGGG GTGGTTACCTGTGGTAATGTCCCTTTGGAGTCTTCGTTCCAAAGAGTTCCTAGATGTGTCTATACCTCTACAAGATTATATGAGTACCGTGCATGGGGTTCAAAACCTGCCAGCCCTGGTCATCGCCATTTTACATGGGGATTGAGATCATCAGAG aggCATGTTGTTGACTTCTACATCTCTGATTTCCAATCTGGTTTAAGAGCACTGGTTAAGACTGGCAGTGGCACAAGGATAATCCCTTTTGTTGACGATTCCTTGGTTGTTGATATTAACCCTGAAAAGAAAGACCTGTCTCCGGAGTTTGTCAGGTGGTTGGGAAAGAAAAACCTTTCAAGCGATGAGCGTTTAATGAGACTGAAAGAAGG GTGCATCAAAGAAGGCAGCACTGTTAGCGTTATGGGGATTGTTCAGAGAAATGACAACATGCTTATGATAGTCGCACCTCCGGAGCCATTGGCAACTGGATGGCAATGGTCCAGATGCATCTTTCCAGCTAGCCTTGATGGtattgttttgagatgtgaAGATACATCAAATGATGATGTCATACCTGTGTAG
- the LOC7497781 gene encoding uncharacterized membrane protein At1g16860 — MGSRFPSHQLSNGLYVSGRPEQPKERAPTMSSVAMPYTGGDIKRSGELGKMFDIPVDGSKSRKSGPITGAPSRTGSFGGAASHSGPIMPNAAARAAYTTSGAVSSGGTGSVSLKKSNSGPLNKHGEPVKKSSGPQSGGVTPSGRQNSGPIPPVLPTTGLITSGPISSGPLNSSGAPRKVSGPLESMGSMKNPGYAVIHNQAVTVLSQDDDFSFRKNFPKLILWSLILLFVMGFIAGGFILGAVHNAILLIVVVVLFGAVASFFIWNTCFGRRAIMAYIARYPDAELRNAKNGQFVKISGVVTCGNVPLESSFQRVPRCVYTSTSLYEYRGWDSKAANPTHRRFSWGLRSLERRAVDFYISDFQSGLRALVKTGYGARVTPYVDDSLVIDANPGAEELSPDFVKWLGERNLSSDDRIMRMKEGYIKEGSTVSVMGVVQRNDNVLMIVPPPEPITTGCQWAKCIFPASLEGIVLRCEDTSKNDVIPV, encoded by the exons ATGGGTTCTCGGTTCCCATCTCATCAGCTCAGCAATGGCCTTTATGTATCAGGCCGGCCTGAACAGCCGAAGGAGAGGGCTCCAACAATGAGCTCTGTGGCCATGCCATATACTGGTGGTGATATCAAGAGGTCTGGAGAGTTGGGCAAAATGTTTGATATTCCTGTAGATGGCTCAAAGTCTAGGAAATCCGGACCTATAACTGGTGCTCCTTCAAGGACTGGGTCATTTGGAGGAGCTGCTTCACATTCAGGGCCAATCATGCCTAATGCAGCTGCCCGGGCAGCCTATACTACATCAGGTGCTGTATCATCTGGAGGAACTGGTTcagtttcattaaaaaaatcaaattcaggACCCCTAAATAAGCATGGAGAGCCAGTAAAGAAGTCATCTGGCCCTCAGTCGGGTGGAGTAACGCCTTCTGGCCGCCAAAACTCTGGTCCCATTCCTCCTGTTCTTCCTACTACCGGTCTGATTACATCTGGTCCTATATCTTCAGGCCCACTGAACTCGTCTGGGGCACCTCGGAAGGTATCTGGTCCTTTAGAATCTATGGGGTCTATGAAAAATCCAGGCTATGCTGTTATTCACAATCAGGCAGTGACTGTTCTTAGCCAAGATGATGACTTTTCCTTCAGAAAGAACTTCCCAAAGCTGATATTGTGGTCATTGATTCTACTTTTTGTAATGGGTTTCATTGCTGGTGGTTTTATCCTTGGAGCAGTCCATAATGCCATTCTCTTAATAGTTGTTGTCGTTCTTTTTGGTGCTGTTGCCTCTTTTTTCATATGGAATACTTGTTTCGGGAGAAGAGCTATCATGGCTTACATTGCACGTTACCCAGATGCTGAGCTACGAAATGCAAAAAATGGGCAATTTGTGAAAATTTCTGGG GTGGTCACCTGTGGTAACGTGCCCCTGGAGTCATCTTTCCAAAGAGTTCCTAGATGTGTATATACCTCCACGAGTTTGTACGAGTACAGAGGATGGGACTCAAAAGCAGCCAACCCAACTCATCGTCGTTTCAGTTGGGGTCTCAGATCATTAGAA AGGCGTGCAGTTGACTTCTACATTTCTGATTTTCAATCTGGATTGAGAGCATTGGTTAAAACTGGCTATGGAGCGAGAGTGACTCCTTATGTTGACGATTCCCTTGTCATTGATGCTAACCCGGGTGCTGAAGAGCTGTCTCCAGATTTTGTCAAATGGCTGGGAGAAAGGAATCTTTCAAGTGATGATCGAATAATGCGAATGAAAGAAGg GTACATCAAAGAAGGAAGCACTGTTAGTGTAATGGGAGTTGTTCAAAGGAATGACAACGTGCTTATGATCGTCCCTCCCCCCGAACCGATTACAACTGGGTGCCAATGGGCCAAATGTATTTTTCCAGCTAGCCTCGAGGGTATTGTTTTGAGATGCGAAGACACTTCAAAGAATGATGTCATACCTGTGTAA